The Candidatus Methylomirabilis tolerans genome includes the window GCAGGTCGAAGCCGGCGAACGTGTGTGCGTGATCGGCCGGAACGGCACCGGCAAATCCACATTGCTTCAGATCCTCAGCGGAGATCAGGTCCCCGACAGCGGCTCGGTGTGGCGACAGCCTGAGATTGGGGTCGCGCGGCTCGTGCAGGACGTTCCCCTGTCGTCTAATCGCCCTGTGTTCGACGTCGT containing:
- a CDS encoding ATP-binding cassette domain-containing protein, translated to MALVTLDHVSIAYGHVPLLDDASLQVEAGERVCVIGRNGTGKSTLLQILSGDQVPDSGSVWRQPEIGVARLVQDVPLSSNRPVFDVV